Genomic segment of Vitis riparia cultivar Riparia Gloire de Montpellier isolate 1030 chromosome 19, EGFV_Vit.rip_1.0, whole genome shotgun sequence:
GTTTTCAATACTCCTTTGTCATGATAATTACAGTGAAAATAAGGAATTCTGTTCATTTGATTTCACAAAATGTCCATATagaaacacacaaacacattaGAGGCATGCTATAATTGCAAAGAAAGGAATTAATGTTATGattatgaattaataataaatatagaaaCATCCTAAGGGTGGTTATCAAGGTTGGCAGTGGAGGGCATACACACCTCTTTCTAGTGCTTCTTGAACAGACTGGAGTGCAAGGATGGAGTCGACCAATGGGTCTTGATCTATCAAGGGCTGATCAGtttcacctttttcttctttaacctCCCAAGGCAAGTCAGCAGCTAAATCATCTAGTGAAAGATCTTCAACTTCCCCTACAGTTTCTTTGCTGTAGCCAGTTTGAAGTTCCTCACCAAACTGTTTTTCACCTGCCTGAGCTTCATCACTATTTTCCCCATCATAATTTGTCAATGTTCCACTTTGTTTTCCATTACTATTGGCAGAAAAATTTCCCTGCATAAAGACAAAGTTTGAGCTTCTTGAGTCAGACTCCATGCTGGAATGAGAGTTTTCCTTCTCAATTTTGACCCTCTCTCCTCTAGGCTTCTTGCTGGTTTCAGTGCGAGGCTTTCCCTGTTGAACCCGCTGAATTGAATTACCTGAGCTTTTCCCACTCAGATTCTTCATCCTATTTTTATCCCGTGCATGCCCCAGTACTGCATTCATATCATGCCTTGCCTTTGGAGCGCTGGCTGCAGTGGAAGACTTGCTACTTCGATCCTCACTGTTCTCAGAGTCTGTACCAGCAGTAAAAGTGGACCCAACTGCAAACCTGGAATCCGAACTAGAGGCATGAGCAGCTAAATAATCATTGACACCTGAATTTTTTACCAAGATATTTGCGGATCCAATAGATCCCTCACTATTTTGCTTAGTCTCGGATAGATGTGGAGGTTTGGCTTGATTTAATGAACCCGACAAACCCCGTTTCAACATTTTACTGGAATCCACACTCACACTTGAATCCTTAACAAAGTCTCTTCTAATCCGCCTCCACTTCTTCAACCCGTACCCTTTTGTGGTTGGATTGGAGCCTCCGGAAAGCCCAGAAGATTTGGTTGGGACCGTTGATGGCGAATCTAGAGGCTCATCAATCTGCTGATCATCCTTCCCTTTTGCATCAGGTGCCAAAACATTAGCATCCACAAATTCCCCACCAGAGCTCACCTTCTCAATTGCACAAGACCCATTATTATTGATCTTAGTGTCCTCAACAAGTGAAATTCTATCAGGGTTTAGCTCATTATCCTCGATGGATTCGGATTCTTCATGTCCAAGACATTCTCTTCCTAAATCCATCACACAATTCTAGGTAAACCCTCAATTAAAAATCTTCCCTGGAATACCCTCACCGCATATTTCAGATCAAGATCAACTAATCATAATCATTCCAGCTCATGACTACATGAAATCGAGATAGCAACCATCTGAGACAATCAAAACACAGAATTGTTGTTGAATTGAATACAGATACAAGCAAGATCCAACAA
This window contains:
- the LOC117909205 gene encoding WPP domain-interacting protein 2-like, with the protein product MDLGRECLGHEESESIEDNELNPDRISLVEDTKINNNGSCAIEKVSSGGEFVDANVLAPDAKGKDDQQIDEPLDSPSTVPTKSSGLSGGSNPTTKGYGLKKWRRIRRDFVKDSSVSVDSSKMLKRGLSGSLNQAKPPHLSETKQNSEGSIGSANILVKNSGVNDYLAAHASSSDSRFAVGSTFTAGTDSENSEDRSSKSSTAASAPKARHDMNAVLGHARDKNRMKNLSGKSSGNSIQRVQQGKPRTETSKKPRGERVKIEKENSHSSMESDSRSSNFVFMQGNFSANSNGKQSGTLTNYDGENSDEAQAGEKQFGEELQTGYSKETVGEVEDLSLDDLAADLPWEVKEEKGETDQPLIDQDPLVDSILALQSVQEALEREVQKFGEIAKEPISVCNSSIKDSSSADFASMGPEIHEASSSCQLSSEETRQSDSCFMETQMHSLKQNISSLESKLEEATAMLKVKESRIVELEESGSAIELQQKQCREMETELEDLFKQKIEAEVEYLTLTRTIQKLRAGDQIMMYEEQKALAGEQVQMLNKLGEAEGKAAMLKKQAEKLETYCGDILGSEEVMKMEKRLCKVTLCFLIQLLLLLAFGLFVFQLPPHSSVVVPT